The following proteins are encoded in a genomic region of Rhizobium sp. CCGE531:
- a CDS encoding DinB family protein, whose translation MLRHFKMLADYNRWANVQVYDAAARLSDTEFHEDRGAFFGSLHGTLNHLLVADRLWMHRFNGTGEIPRALDVGLHDDLAGLRTMREAEDRRITDWVEALDADALAADITYTSVLRPGAITVPLHLAVAHMFNHHTHHRGQCHMILTSMGKPSLVLDLLHFLRSEGQHWM comes from the coding sequence ATGCTCAGACATTTCAAAATGCTCGCGGATTACAATCGTTGGGCCAATGTTCAGGTCTACGACGCTGCGGCACGCCTCAGCGATACGGAATTCCACGAAGATCGCGGCGCCTTCTTCGGTTCGCTCCACGGAACGCTGAACCATCTGCTGGTGGCGGACCGGTTGTGGATGCATCGTTTCAACGGCACGGGTGAAATACCGAGGGCGTTGGACGTCGGCCTGCACGACGATCTAGCCGGGCTTCGGACGATGCGGGAGGCGGAGGATCGGCGCATCACGGACTGGGTAGAAGCGCTCGATGCCGATGCTCTTGCCGCCGACATCACCTATACATCCGTGCTGCGGCCAGGCGCCATTACCGTTCCCCTCCATCTGGCAGTGGCACATATGTTCAACCACCACACCCATCACCGCGGCCAATGCCACATGATCCTGACCTCCATGGGCAAGCCGTCCCTGGTGCTGGATCTCCTGCATTTCCTGCGCAGCGAAGGACAGCATTGGATGTAG
- the ndk gene encoding nucleoside-diphosphate kinase: protein MAIERTFSMIKPDATKRNLTGAITKVFEDNGLRVIASKRVWMSKREAEGFYAVHKERPFFGELVEGMTSGPTIVQVLEGENAILKNREIMGATNPANADEGTIRKTFALSIGENSVHGSDAPETAAVEIAYWFSETEIVG, encoded by the coding sequence ATGGCGATTGAACGTACTTTCTCGATGATCAAGCCGGACGCGACGAAGCGCAACCTGACCGGCGCCATCACCAAGGTTTTTGAAGACAACGGCCTGCGCGTCATCGCCTCCAAGCGCGTCTGGATGAGCAAGCGCGAAGCTGAAGGCTTCTACGCCGTTCACAAGGAGCGTCCTTTCTTCGGTGAGCTCGTCGAAGGCATGACCTCCGGCCCGACCATCGTTCAGGTCCTGGAAGGCGAAAACGCCATCCTGAAGAACCGCGAAATCATGGGCGCGACCAACCCGGCAAACGCTGACGAAGGCACGATCCGCAAGACCTTCGCGCTTTCGATCGGCGAAAACTCCGTTCACGGCTCGGACGCTCCGGAAACGGCTGCCGTCGAAATCGCCTACTGGTTCTCGGAAACCGAAATCGTCGGCTGA
- a CDS encoding CGNR zinc finger domain-containing protein → MSFSWTPHRFSGGALALDVANSVILRHDDERRIDRFEAHGQMESFPKAAMNFCAERTLFGDILPVRREDKADFISLRETIDRYFRARVLGEPADLLLADLLAALAKVLRQASADGLDAATVHSTLRLIAMSDPERMKICRNCGWLFIDRSKNKSRAWCDMAVCGNRAKASRHYRRKKEETAP, encoded by the coding sequence ATGAGCTTTTCCTGGACCCCACATCGTTTTTCCGGTGGCGCACTCGCGCTCGATGTCGCCAATAGCGTCATCCTGCGCCATGACGACGAGCGCCGGATCGACCGCTTTGAAGCGCATGGACAGATGGAGAGCTTTCCGAAGGCGGCCATGAATTTCTGCGCCGAGCGGACGCTCTTCGGTGATATCCTGCCTGTGCGGCGGGAAGACAAGGCCGACTTCATCTCATTGCGCGAGACGATCGACCGCTATTTCCGGGCGCGCGTTCTCGGCGAGCCCGCCGACCTGCTTCTGGCCGATCTTCTTGCCGCGTTGGCGAAGGTCTTGCGGCAAGCCTCGGCCGATGGGCTCGATGCCGCGACCGTACATTCGACGCTGCGCCTCATCGCCATGTCCGATCCCGAGCGGATGAAAATATGCCGCAACTGCGGCTGGCTCTTCATCGACCGCAGCAAGAACAAGAGCCGCGCCTGGTGCGATATGGCGGTCTGCGGCAACCGCGCCAAGGCAAGCCGGCATTACCGGCGCAAGAAGGAGGAGACCGCGCCATGA
- a CDS encoding branched-chain amino acid ABC transporter permease yields the protein MAYLLQQLANAVPLAALYAALAFGYSIAFGVMKRADITYGALFAFAGQMLVLFTDVGYTRMYLILPAAFAFGAVIAVGYTLGTSLLVGRAIMLPLSRKSPNTVIVAALGMMIILMETARLASNTRGIWLPPFLNGAIVFWDSGDFRVTLTEIQLLNTALMILVVLAGAYVLKRTAWGRIWRAVTDDALAAELCGASANRVFLLAYVASALVATICGLLATSYYGTMDFGAGLMFGLKVLMIAAVGGYSDPLKSAGGAALLGLTETMWGAYGPFLWRDFVIFSLLVLLLVLSRRERVVP from the coding sequence ATGGCCTATCTTCTGCAGCAACTGGCGAATGCCGTTCCGCTCGCTGCACTCTATGCGGCGCTGGCCTTCGGCTATTCCATTGCGTTCGGGGTTATGAAGCGGGCCGATATCACCTATGGCGCGCTGTTCGCCTTTGCCGGCCAGATGCTCGTGCTCTTTACCGATGTCGGCTACACGAGAATGTATCTGATCCTGCCGGCGGCCTTTGCCTTCGGCGCCGTGATCGCCGTCGGCTATACGCTTGGCACCAGCCTTCTCGTCGGCCGCGCGATCATGCTGCCCTTGTCGCGCAAGTCCCCGAATACCGTCATCGTCGCGGCACTCGGCATGATGATCATTCTCATGGAAACCGCCCGGCTGGCCTCCAACACGCGTGGCATCTGGCTGCCGCCTTTCCTGAACGGTGCGATCGTCTTCTGGGATAGCGGTGATTTCCGCGTGACGCTGACCGAAATCCAGCTGCTCAATACCGCCTTGATGATCCTGGTCGTTCTTGCAGGCGCCTATGTGCTGAAACGCACCGCATGGGGCCGCATCTGGCGGGCGGTGACCGACGATGCGCTTGCCGCCGAACTTTGCGGTGCCAGCGCCAATCGCGTCTTCCTGCTGGCCTATGTCGCCTCCGCGCTCGTCGCGACCATCTGTGGCCTGCTCGCCACCTCCTATTACGGAACGATGGATTTCGGGGCAGGGCTGATGTTCGGGCTCAAGGTGCTGATGATTGCGGCGGTCGGCGGCTATTCCGATCCGCTGAAGTCGGCGGGCGGAGCAGCACTCCTCGGCCTCACCGAAACGATGTGGGGCGCCTACGGCCCGTTCCTGTGGCGCGACTTTGTCATCTTCTCGCTGCTCGTGCTGCTGCTGGTCTTGAGCCGCCGCGAGCGGGTGGTGCCTTAA
- a CDS encoding molybdenum cofactor biosynthesis protein MoaE → MISPFVKVQREDFDLQAEIDRLTDGRRDIGAVVTFSGLCRDEGGTLGALELEHYPGMAEAEITRIATLAIERFELLGLTAIHRYGKIAPGENIVLVIAAAPHRQAAFDGANFVMDFLKTSAPFWKKEHGRDGAQGGWVSAKDADGAARDKWAGNK, encoded by the coding sequence ATGATTTCACCATTCGTCAAAGTTCAGCGCGAGGATTTCGATCTCCAGGCGGAGATCGACCGGCTGACCGACGGGCGGCGCGACATCGGCGCGGTCGTGACCTTCTCCGGCCTCTGCCGTGACGAAGGCGGCACTTTGGGTGCGCTGGAACTCGAACATTATCCGGGCATGGCGGAGGCGGAGATCACCCGCATTGCCACACTTGCCATCGAACGCTTCGAGCTTCTTGGCCTCACCGCCATCCACCGCTACGGCAAGATCGCGCCCGGCGAGAATATCGTCCTCGTCATCGCCGCCGCACCACATCGGCAGGCCGCTTTCGACGGCGCCAATTTCGTCATGGATTTCCTGAAAACCTCCGCGCCTTTCTGGAAGAAGGAGCATGGCAGGGATGGCGCGCAAGGCGGCTGGGTTTCCGCCAAGGATGCCGACGGTGCGGCGCGCGACAAATGGGCCGGCAATAAATAG
- the moaD gene encoding molybdopterin converting factor subunit 1: MTKLVYFAWVRERIGKAEEDISLPADVVTVGDLLSHLKSLGEEYEAALQFPEAIRVAIDMEHADHDEPIVGAREIGLFPPMTGG; encoded by the coding sequence ATGACGAAGCTCGTCTATTTCGCCTGGGTGCGTGAGCGGATCGGCAAAGCGGAGGAGGATATTTCCCTGCCCGCCGATGTCGTCACCGTCGGCGATCTCCTCAGTCATTTGAAGAGCTTGGGAGAGGAATACGAGGCAGCACTTCAATTCCCCGAGGCGATCCGCGTCGCCATCGACATGGAACATGCCGATCACGACGAGCCCATCGTCGGAGCGCGGGAGATCGGGCTCTTCCCACCGATGACGGGGGGGTGA
- the pgsA gene encoding CDP-diacylglycerol--glycerol-3-phosphate 3-phosphatidyltransferase, with translation MASRAYSIPNLLTYGRILCVPLIVLCFFIEGKLEGSDFARWVALWIFVIASITDFLDGYLARIWNQTSNIGRMLDPIADKLLVSAILLLVAADGTIAGWSLWAAIIILCREILVSGLREYMAGLKVSVPVTRIAKWKTTAQLVAIAFLLAGPAGDKVLPYTTEMGIVLLWIAALLTIYTGYDYFRAGLKHVVDEE, from the coding sequence ATGGCTTCGCGCGCTTACAGCATCCCCAATCTGCTCACCTACGGCCGCATTCTCTGCGTTCCCCTGATCGTTCTTTGCTTCTTCATCGAAGGCAAGCTGGAAGGCTCCGATTTCGCGCGATGGGTCGCGCTCTGGATCTTCGTCATCGCCTCGATCACCGATTTCCTCGACGGCTATCTCGCGCGCATCTGGAACCAGACCTCGAATATCGGCCGCATGCTCGACCCGATCGCCGACAAGCTGCTGGTCTCCGCGATCCTGCTGCTGGTGGCCGCCGACGGCACGATCGCCGGCTGGTCACTGTGGGCTGCGATCATCATCCTTTGCCGAGAAATACTGGTATCCGGCCTGCGCGAATATATGGCCGGATTGAAAGTGAGCGTTCCCGTGACGCGGATCGCGAAATGGAAGACGACCGCCCAGCTCGTGGCCATCGCCTTCCTTCTGGCTGGGCCGGCGGGCGACAAGGTGCTACCCTATACGACGGAGATGGGCATCGTCTTGCTCTGGATCGCGGCGCTTTTGACCATCTACACCGGCTACGATTATTTCCGCGCCGGGCTGAAGCATGTCGTGGATGAGGAATGA